A stretch of bacterium DNA encodes these proteins:
- a CDS encoding peptidyl-prolyl cis-trans isomerase, with product MKYSKGLLLFGTVMLLFTFQWGCLEKPAGPTASEKEGVVVGALDRYREGGWENLSDPYAQGQVVAWLDSTPVTLEELERFSVRVMGGQVEGSAHGGGSGVDPVYDALPSFHRYYAAIKEAEKEGLHKERFFRQRFDLTVRTALAGTFTRWFTANAEVDPDSLAARIPKRWVQMNFAVKLLPEDGTAEDILARVSNREEFLALDTGMAPSSRELPQTGLVFPGSGFFEGWDDAELFNLAEGDVYGPIRTGIGSAIVLVLERQDMDEKAQADYMDGIREQLSQQWMADRMQRYIESLNMEIREDALEKAVFEEFTGGMLLDETVAMVGDDEISYRLFRLINGKSYATYRTNYPMSSWPNVVRSDLGATLRQVAVGRMAQEYYKDGRWPGDVPEYVLQLFYDYRKTFLYHSFLDLVERESQFELTDEELLAYYQQNPGFFTVPGSVEIAYKMAVDEETPAVWRKILAAGGSFSQAANATAGPKSPHGSTGEFKQVTVYQGDTFFKEMQEDLFAMEKGKTAIIDGEMGTYLVNVADKSEGRMQSFGESREEVRVRVVRQRFRNIVDARVTGLASHVKVRVAEEFLPAKPMEDVPHPDLG from the coding sequence ATGAAATACAGTAAGGGACTGCTGCTTTTTGGGACTGTCATGTTGCTGTTCACTTTCCAGTGGGGGTGTCTCGAAAAGCCTGCTGGCCCAACCGCTTCTGAGAAGGAAGGGGTTGTTGTAGGCGCCCTGGACAGGTATCGGGAAGGCGGATGGGAAAACCTTTCGGACCCATACGCCCAGGGGCAGGTGGTGGCATGGCTAGATTCCACCCCGGTGACCCTTGAGGAACTCGAGCGGTTCAGCGTCAGGGTGATGGGAGGCCAGGTTGAGGGCAGTGCACATGGCGGAGGAAGCGGAGTCGACCCTGTTTACGACGCCCTGCCGTCCTTTCACCGTTACTATGCCGCAATCAAGGAGGCTGAAAAGGAAGGCCTCCACAAGGAGCGCTTTTTCAGACAGAGGTTCGACCTGACTGTCCGTACCGCCCTGGCCGGCACCTTCACTCGATGGTTCACTGCTAATGCGGAAGTGGACCCCGATTCTCTGGCCGCCCGGATACCGAAGCGGTGGGTACAGATGAATTTTGCAGTGAAACTGCTGCCTGAGGATGGAACCGCGGAGGACATCCTGGCTCGTGTTTCGAACCGTGAGGAGTTTCTCGCCCTGGATACCGGTATGGCGCCCAGCAGCCGTGAACTGCCTCAGACCGGCCTGGTGTTTCCCGGTTCCGGGTTCTTCGAGGGGTGGGACGACGCCGAGCTCTTCAACCTCGCTGAGGGCGATGTCTACGGGCCCATAAGGACCGGCATCGGCAGCGCCATCGTCCTGGTGCTGGAGCGGCAGGACATGGATGAAAAAGCTCAGGCAGACTACATGGATGGTATCAGGGAACAACTTTCGCAGCAATGGATGGCCGACAGGATGCAGAGGTACATTGAAAGCCTGAATATGGAGATCAGGGAGGATGCCCTCGAGAAAGCAGTTTTCGAGGAGTTCACCGGCGGGATGCTCCTGGACGAAACGGTCGCAATGGTGGGTGATGACGAGATCTCTTACCGGCTTTTCCGACTCATTAACGGCAAGAGCTACGCTACGTACAGGACCAACTACCCGATGAGTTCCTGGCCAAATGTCGTGAGATCGGATCTGGGGGCAACCCTCCGGCAGGTCGCCGTTGGGCGCATGGCACAGGAATATTACAAGGACGGACGATGGCCGGGGGATGTTCCGGAGTACGTCCTGCAACTGTTTTACGATTACAGGAAAACATTCCTTTATCACAGCTTCCTGGACCTGGTGGAGCGGGAGTCCCAGTTTGAACTGACGGACGAAGAACTCCTCGCCTACTATCAGCAGAATCCCGGTTTCTTTACCGTTCCGGGCAGCGTTGAAATCGCTTACAAAATGGCCGTAGACGAGGAAACACCGGCTGTCTGGAGGAAGATCCTCGCCGCCGGCGGTTCCTTCAGCCAAGCGGCCAACGCCACCGCAGGTCCTAAAAGCCCACATGGGAGCACAGGGGAGTTCAAGCAGGTGACAGTCTACCAGGGGGACACATTTTTCAAGGAGATGCAGGAGGATCTCTTTGCCATGGAGAAGGGGAAGACCGCCATCATTGACGGCGAGATGGGCACCTACCTTGTTAACGTGGCAGACAAGTCAGAAGGCCGCATGCAAAGTTTCGGGGAGAGCAGGGAAGAGGTGCGCGTGCGCGTCGTCCGCCAGCGTTTCAGGAACATCGTCGATGCCAGGGTCACAGGACTGGCATCCCACGTGAAGGTGAGA